A part of Streptomyces sp. NBC_01497 genomic DNA contains:
- a CDS encoding acyltransferase family protein, translated as MTSAPHASTGTNTDGNARGNAVNGTGTKTNTDRDMNVDAGSSTTTGAGTGTPAGAARAATPLPGGPVTPAGDRTPPAGRAPGGTGPGPGGRPRGARPARLRALDGLRLVAALMVAAYHYGGREGDVSTAWGTSPATQFPSLHQWFAYGPLGVQIFFVISGFVICMSGWGRSLAAFFASRVSRLMPAYWCAVLLITAVFALPGVVYEAVSTSDALLNLTLLQMPAGGERVIGVDWTLWAEIRFYALFAVCVVLPGVTRRRVVLFGALWTLGAVLADAAHSALLDQVLMSHYAPFFVGGMGLYLVHRDHRDPLGWGLAAVGFLLGQHYAVADLWHPTSHFGYRHTVVIIAIVALGFAAVAAIALDRLRWADWRWLTTAGALTYPFYLVHEHLGWVVIGGLHRTLGLPAGATLPLTVLAMLLLAYLLHRVVERPLTPRLRSRLTDAARSAGRASRPARG; from the coding sequence GTGACGTCCGCTCCGCACGCGAGCACGGGCACGAACACGGACGGGAACGCGCGCGGCAACGCGGTCAACGGCACGGGCACGAAGACGAACACGGACAGGGACATGAACGTGGACGCGGGCAGCAGCACGACCACGGGCGCGGGCACCGGCACCCCCGCAGGTGCGGCGCGGGCCGCGACGCCCCTCCCCGGCGGCCCGGTGACGCCGGCCGGGGACCGTACGCCGCCGGCCGGCCGGGCGCCGGGAGGAACGGGACCCGGTCCCGGCGGCCGGCCGCGCGGTGCCCGGCCGGCGCGGCTGCGCGCCCTCGACGGGCTGCGGCTGGTCGCGGCGCTCATGGTGGCGGCGTACCACTACGGGGGCCGCGAGGGCGACGTCAGCACGGCGTGGGGGACCTCGCCCGCCACCCAGTTCCCGTCACTGCACCAGTGGTTCGCGTACGGACCGCTCGGTGTGCAGATCTTCTTCGTCATCAGCGGGTTCGTGATCTGCATGAGCGGCTGGGGCCGTTCGCTCGCCGCGTTCTTCGCCTCGCGCGTGTCCCGGCTGATGCCCGCGTACTGGTGCGCGGTCCTCCTCATCACCGCCGTCTTCGCCCTGCCGGGCGTGGTGTACGAGGCGGTGTCGACGAGCGACGCCCTGCTGAACCTGACCCTCCTGCAGATGCCGGCGGGCGGTGAGCGGGTCATCGGTGTCGACTGGACCCTGTGGGCCGAGATCCGCTTCTACGCGCTGTTCGCGGTGTGTGTCGTCCTCCCCGGGGTGACGCGCCGGCGGGTCGTCCTGTTCGGCGCGCTGTGGACGCTCGGCGCGGTCCTCGCCGACGCCGCGCACTCGGCGCTGCTCGACCAGGTCCTCATGTCCCACTACGCGCCGTTCTTCGTCGGCGGGATGGGGCTCTACCTGGTGCACCGCGACCACCGCGACCCCCTCGGCTGGGGGCTCGCCGCCGTCGGCTTCCTGCTGGGCCAGCACTACGCCGTCGCGGACCTCTGGCACCCCACCAGCCACTTCGGCTACCGGCACACCGTGGTCATCATCGCGATCGTCGCACTGGGTTTCGCGGCGGTCGCCGCCATCGCGCTGGACCGCCTGCGCTGGGCCGACTGGCGCTGGCTGACGACCGCCGGCGCGCTCACGTACCCCTTCTACCTGGTCCACGAACACCTCGGCTGGGTGGTCATCGGCGGCCTGCACCGCACCCTGGGCCTCCCGGCCGGTGCCACCCTCCCCCTGACGGTGCTGGCGATGCTGCTCCTGGCGTACCTCCTGCACCGCGTGGTGGAACGCCCGCTGACGCCCCGGCTGCGCTCCCGGCTGACGGACGCGGCGCGCTCGGCGGGACGAGCCTCCCGCCCGGCGCGCGGCTGA